A stretch of Arcobacter arenosus DNA encodes these proteins:
- a CDS encoding ester cyclase, protein MKTNIYKKLVRQYYEELWNKKSKAMIEELFTDDIEFHGSLNIDTKGKKEFENYMDAILKGIPNLHHGIEILLEENATIAVRAIYNGTHSGKLFDYEASNNRIKYNGASFFKFRDEKISNIWVLGDLATLHKQIASPKNSQ, encoded by the coding sequence TTGAAAACAAACATCTATAAAAAACTTGTAAGACAATATTACGAAGAGCTATGGAATAAAAAGTCAAAAGCGATGATTGAAGAGCTTTTCACTGATGATATTGAGTTTCATGGTTCTTTGAATATCGATACAAAAGGTAAAAAAGAGTTTGAAAATTATATGGATGCAATATTAAAAGGTATACCTAATTTGCACCATGGAATTGAAATTCTTTTAGAGGAAAATGCAACAATTGCTGTAAGAGCTATTTATAATGGAACTCATAGTGGTAAACTATTCGATTATGAAGCTTCTAATAATAGAATAAAATACAATGGGGCATCTTTTTTTAAATTTAGAGATGAAAAGATTTCAAATATTTGGGTTTTAGGAGATCTTGCAACTTTGCATAAACAGATTGCAAGCCCTAAAAATTCCCAGTAA
- a CDS encoding patatin-like phospholipase family protein, whose amino-acid sequence MAKDKKDLNLKEVTLTLSGGGIRTAASLGVIKYLEENNYEVKMISGTSGGAIIALLYGHGFSIKEIEEFFFTINKWDLFNFKFRFNSILSLNKIERKLRAFIKNKEQKIPIQICVTNIETGKAEYHIKGDLIKSTIASCSLLPYFSSIEINKKFFVDGGYSDNLPNKKLYKLNYPNISVNVNNLPKNFSHKKDSLHRRSLFILTQSAMKRAKKRADFFINIDSISEIKLFDFKSFDFVLEQGYIKAKEILTKI is encoded by the coding sequence ATGGCAAAAGATAAAAAAGATTTAAATTTAAAAGAAGTAACATTAACCCTTTCAGGTGGTGGAATTAGAACCGCCGCCTCATTGGGTGTAATTAAATATTTAGAAGAAAACAATTATGAAGTAAAGATGATATCTGGCACTAGTGGAGGAGCAATTATTGCTTTATTATATGGCCATGGATTTTCCATAAAAGAGATAGAAGAGTTTTTTTTTACAATAAACAAATGGGACTTGTTCAATTTTAAATTTAGATTTAATTCAATTCTTAGTTTAAATAAAATAGAAAGAAAACTAAGAGCTTTTATAAAAAATAAAGAACAAAAAATACCAATACAAATATGTGTTACAAATATTGAAACAGGAAAAGCTGAATACCATATAAAAGGTGATTTGATTAAATCAACTATAGCTTCTTGTTCTTTGCTTCCTTATTTTTCTTCCATAGAGATAAATAAAAAGTTTTTTGTTGATGGTGGATATAGTGATAATTTACCAAATAAAAAACTCTATAAATTAAATTATCCAAATATTAGTGTAAATGTTAATAATCTACCTAAAAACTTTTCCCATAAAAAAGACTCATTACATAGAAGGTCTCTTTTTATATTAACCCAAAGTGCAATGAAAAGAGCAAAAAAAAGAGCAGACTTTTTTATTAATATAGATAGTATTTCAGAAATAAAACTATTTGATTTTAAAAGTTTTGATTTTGTTTTAGAACAAGGCTATATTAAAGCAAAAGAGATACTAACTAAAATATAA
- the hcp gene encoding hydroxylamine reductase: MSMFCYQCEMSAPDGCGSNGATIGVCGKNENLARLQDIMIFGLKGLSAYREHLNELDEKATKNVDDVISETLYFTLTNVNFNFDDHISQLMKVGSAGVEVMDKLSNAHTNKFGIPSPVKVTQNKVEGKAILVSGHNLEMLEKLLIATQDKGINVYTHSEMLPAHAYPELKKYVHLKGNVGKAWFDQAQLMKRFNGTFVVNTNCIVPPKSNADYVDRVFTYKIVGIEGGNQIIDDNFDELIEKTLQCEDTNIDDNLSLVTGHHYKTILTLAPQILEAIQDGKISQFFVVAGCDAPGKAGNYYRELTENLPDDCVIITSSCGKFRFNDIDFGNIPGTEIPRYLDLGQCNDSNGAVEIAKAVSSALNTPINDLPISIVLSWMEQKAVIILLALFSLGVKNIYLGPKPPQFVNEDIFNFLAQTFNLHLTGDAKEDLEKLLIKKIA, encoded by the coding sequence ATGAGTATGTTTTGTTATCAATGTGAAATGAGTGCACCTGATGGATGTGGTTCAAATGGAGCAACTATAGGAGTATGTGGTAAAAATGAAAATCTTGCTAGATTGCAAGATATTATGATTTTTGGTTTAAAAGGTTTAAGTGCATATAGAGAACACTTAAATGAGTTAGATGAGAAAGCAACAAAAAATGTTGATGATGTAATAAGTGAAACATTATATTTTACCCTTACTAATGTAAATTTCAATTTTGATGACCATATTAGTCAACTAATGAAAGTAGGAAGTGCTGGTGTTGAGGTTATGGATAAACTTTCAAATGCACACACTAATAAATTTGGTATTCCAAGTCCCGTTAAAGTTACACAAAATAAAGTTGAGGGTAAAGCAATCCTAGTTTCAGGACACAATCTTGAGATGTTAGAAAAACTTTTAATTGCAACACAAGATAAAGGTATAAATGTTTATACCCATTCTGAAATGTTACCAGCTCATGCATATCCAGAGTTAAAAAAATATGTACATTTAAAAGGAAATGTTGGGAAAGCATGGTTTGACCAAGCTCAACTTATGAAAAGGTTTAATGGAACTTTTGTAGTAAATACTAACTGTATTGTTCCTCCAAAATCTAATGCTGATTATGTGGATAGAGTTTTTACATATAAAATTGTTGGAATTGAAGGTGGAAATCAGATTATTGATGATAATTTTGATGAATTAATTGAAAAAACTTTACAATGTGAAGATACAAATATTGATGATAATCTAAGCTTAGTAACAGGACATCATTATAAAACTATTTTAACATTAGCTCCACAAATTTTAGAAGCTATTCAAGATGGGAAAATTAGTCAATTTTTTGTAGTTGCAGGTTGTGATGCACCAGGAAAGGCAGGAAATTATTATAGAGAATTAACTGAAAATCTTCCAGATGATTGTGTAATTATCACATCAAGTTGCGGAAAATTCAGATTTAATGATATTGATTTTGGAAATATTCCAGGAACTGAGATACCAAGATATTTAGATTTAGGTCAATGTAATGATTCAAATGGAGCAGTTGAGATTGCAAAAGCAGTAAGTTCTGCACTTAATACACCAATAAATGATTTACCTATTTCTATTGTATTGTCATGGATGGAGCAAAAAGCTGTGATTATTCTTTTAGCTTTATTTAGTTTAGGTGTTAAAAATATCTATTTAGGACCAAAACCACCACAATTTGTAAATGAAGATATATTTAATTTCTTGGCACAAACTTTTAACCTACATTTAACTGGTGACGCAAAAGAGGACTTGGAAAAATTATTGATTAAAAAAATTGCATAA
- a CDS encoding beta strand repeat-containing protein: MRSSLSALVIITLFGYSNVFAADASGVDDYTIQVDSNQDNIGTFFVEDYNNATSSYDYIIASNLTLTTINSTNINLNGNLLSTSGNVTITDNVDINGQVTTDGISDSVGISTTGTMSALTADIGTGGLDVDGMTNTDGISNVGNITNTGNITTTGNLAVDGTTNLDDLNVEGTTNINTTVDAATTIGSSSNTSAVSIVSGNSSIVTDNSDVTIQGSTTNINTTSGDTNIGNGSATNTITGDTNTITGTTNNIVSTTTNINIAGGDTNIGNSTSTNTILGTTNINTTGTADTTIGNSLNDTTINSASTTINSTTIDIGTTANATTTTIGNTNTSSSTLIYGGNSSIIIQDGSASISSSNTSGFTAYSTPQTAGTDYILINGDATSQGLVSGNTVNNIIVGDTLVDGNMYVNGTLTYTSDTAATTTVSSGSSNVSGSMDISYTGGAYVDENGALYNNGATEATASLTLTNDLGNTHGIVVTTDQTTISGGTTSSSLTLNDNGATFSDSSTGKPVQVHGVADGTNDFDAVNLRQLGGAIASVTAIANIPQIEPNKKFSLGLGFGNYDGYNGFALGAKYRINDNLILQTSAAKSGSQRHTIGAGLSYSW, translated from the coding sequence ATGAGAAGTTCATTAAGTGCATTGGTTATTATTACTTTATTTGGATATTCAAATGTTTTTGCTGCAGATGCAAGTGGAGTTGATGACTATACAATCCAAGTTGATTCTAACCAAGATAATATTGGAACATTTTTTGTTGAAGATTATAACAATGCAACTTCATCATATGATTATATAATTGCTTCTAATCTAACCCTAACAACAATTAATTCTACAAATATAAATCTTAATGGTAATTTACTTAGTACCTCAGGAAATGTAACAATTACAGATAATGTAGATATTAACGGTCAAGTTACAACTGACGGTATTTCAGATTCTGTTGGAATATCAACTACAGGTACTATGTCAGCACTTACTGCTGATATTGGAACAGGTGGATTAGATGTTGATGGAATGACAAACACTGATGGTATTTCAAATGTTGGGAATATTACAAATACAGGAAATATCACAACAACTGGTAACTTAGCTGTTGATGGAACAACAAACCTTGATGACTTAAATGTAGAAGGAACTACAAATATTAACACAACAGTAGATGCAGCAACAACAATAGGTTCATCATCTAATACAAGTGCTGTTTCAATAGTTTCTGGAAACAGCTCTATTGTTACAGATAATTCTGATGTTACAATTCAAGGTTCAACAACTAATATAAATACTACAAGTGGGGATACAAATATTGGTAATGGTAGTGCAACAAATACTATTACAGGTGATACAAATACTATAACAGGTACTACAAATAATATTGTAAGTACTACTACTAATATAAATATTGCAGGTGGCGATACTAACATTGGTAATAGTACATCAACTAATACAATACTTGGAACAACAAATATAAATACTACAGGAACAGCTGATACAACTATTGGTAACTCATTAAATGATACAACAATTAATAGTGCATCAACAACAATAAACAGTACAACAATTGATATTGGTACTACAGCTAATGCAACTACAACAACAATTGGTAACACAAATACTTCAAGTAGTACACTAATATATGGGGGAAATAGTTCTATTATTATTCAAGATGGAAGTGCATCAATCTCTTCTAGTAATACAAGTGGATTTACTGCATATAGTACTCCTCAAACAGCAGGAACAGATTATATTCTTATAAATGGTGATGCAACAAGTCAAGGTTTAGTTTCAGGTAATACAGTTAATAATATTATTGTTGGGGACACTTTAGTTGATGGTAATATGTATGTTAATGGTACATTAACATACACTTCAGATACAGCAGCAACTACAACAGTAAGTAGCGGTTCTTCTAATGTATCTGGTTCTATGGATATTTCATACACTGGTGGAGCTTATGTAGATGAAAATGGCGCATTATATAATAATGGTGCAACGGAAGCAACTGCATCTTTAACATTAACAAATGATTTAGGAAATACCCACGGTATAGTTGTAACAACTGATCAAACAACTATTTCAGGTGGTACAACTTCAAGTAGTTTAACCCTAAATGATAACGGAGCAACTTTTAGTGATTCATCAACAGGGAAGCCTGTACAAGTTCATGGTGTAGCAGATGGAACAAATGATTTTGATGCAGTTAACTTAAGACAATTAGGTGGAGCAATAGCAAGTGTTACTGCAATTGCAAATATTCCTCAAATTGAACCAAATAAAAAGTTTTCATTAGGTTTAGGTTTTGGTAACTATGATGGATACAATGGTTTTGCACTTGGTGCTAAATATAGAATAAATGATAATCTTATCTTACAAACTAGTGCTGCAAAATCAGGAAGTCAAAGACATACTATTGGAGCGGGATTATCTTATTCATGGTAA
- a CDS encoding peptidylprolyl isomerase, with amino-acid sequence MKILFPVILVFFSLLNANPIFTNEQIEKLEQKAYSKYKNNNDFKKVIEPNIKNLALQYWQSEILKEIKVSEKETKNWYSRNKGKIKVLPQIRLRNILVDNKLAATDLFKRLSATPMKERLSSFLYAVNTYSKDGNKKNGGDNGWLTSIQFQKLFNVSLASKKAGDLFVVKNNFGWQVVLVEATKPQKIANYNEAKKEIENILKREKLFELLKKQL; translated from the coding sequence TTGAAAATTTTATTTCCTGTAATACTAGTTTTTTTTAGTCTATTAAATGCTAATCCTATTTTTACTAATGAACAAATTGAGAAATTAGAACAAAAAGCTTATTCAAAATATAAAAATAATAATGATTTTAAAAAAGTTATAGAACCAAATATTAAAAATCTAGCCTTACAATATTGGCAAAGTGAAATACTAAAAGAAATTAAAGTCTCTGAAAAAGAAACCAAAAATTGGTATAGTAGAAATAAAGGTAAAATAAAAGTTTTACCTCAAATTAGATTAAGAAATATTCTAGTTGATAATAAACTAGCAGCAACTGATTTATTTAAAAGATTAAGTGCTACACCTATGAAAGAGAGACTATCATCTTTTTTATATGCAGTAAACACTTACTCAAAAGATGGCAATAAAAAAAATGGTGGTGATAATGGATGGCTTACAAGTATTCAATTTCAAAAATTATTTAATGTTAGCCTTGCTTCAAAAAAAGCTGGAGATTTATTTGTTGTTAAAAATAATTTTGGCTGGCAAGTAGTTCTTGTTGAAGCTACAAAACCTCAGAAAATAGCTAATTATAATGAGGCAAAAAAAGAGATTGAAAATATTTTAAAAAGAGAGAAATTATTTGAGCTATTAAAGAAACAACTTTAA
- a CDS encoding copper chaperone PCu(A)C, with protein MKKITSVLLLSVMSIFASNLVVEDAYVRATPPNLPNSAAFMILKNSSNENISVLKATSDVSKAVELHTHDMQDGVMKMYQIQKIDIPAKGETVLKPGSLHIMFIGLHKPLKVGEKITFTLELSNGETKTITAPIKSVMSGMKHHGHNMKHNN; from the coding sequence ATGAAAAAAATCACTTCTGTGTTGTTACTTAGTGTAATGTCAATATTTGCTTCAAATTTAGTTGTTGAAGATGCTTATGTTAGAGCAACTCCTCCAAATCTTCCAAATTCTGCGGCATTTATGATATTAAAAAATAGTTCTAATGAAAATATTTCTGTACTAAAAGCTACATCAGATGTTTCAAAAGCTGTAGAATTACATACCCATGATATGCAAGATGGCGTTATGAAAATGTATCAAATTCAAAAAATTGATATTCCAGCAAAAGGGGAAACTGTTTTAAAACCAGGCAGTTTGCATATTATGTTTATAGGATTACATAAGCCTTTAAAAGTTGGTGAAAAAATCACTTTTACTTTAGAACTTTCAAATGGCGAAACAAAAACAATCACAGCTCCAATTAAATCTGTAATGTCTGGAATGAAACACCACGGTCATAACATGAAGCATAATAACTAA
- a CDS encoding SCO family protein: MNNIKKISLVIFIAVVIILIIKPFVDDYKEEKKYDFKVNTIDGELTKKSLEGKALAVYFGYTYCPDVCPTSLSSLAQALNSFDKAKTKDFVGLFISVDPDRDTLKNLNEYSKYFHSNFIGATSNKTNIDDITKRYESYYKKIPLNDSAMGYSVSHTSFIYFFDKNGKFISKADHFSDPKKLKETLKLILED, from the coding sequence ATGAATAATATAAAAAAAATCTCCCTTGTAATTTTTATAGCAGTTGTAATAATACTCATAATAAAACCTTTTGTAGATGATTATAAAGAAGAAAAAAAATATGATTTTAAAGTAAATACAATAGATGGAGAACTAACAAAAAAAAGCTTGGAAGGAAAAGCTTTAGCTGTTTATTTTGGATATACATATTGTCCTGATGTTTGTCCAACTTCTCTAAGTAGTTTAGCCCAAGCATTAAATAGTTTTGATAAAGCAAAAACAAAAGACTTTGTAGGATTATTTATTAGCGTTGACCCAGATAGAGACACACTTAAAAACTTAAATGAATATTCAAAATATTTTCATTCAAATTTTATAGGGGCAACTTCAAATAAAACAAATATTGATGATATTACTAAAAGATACGAATCTTATTATAAAAAAATACCTTTAAATGATTCTGCCATGGGTTATTCTGTTTCACATACTTCATTTATTTATTTCTTTGATAAAAACGGAAAGTTTATCTCAAAAGCCGATCATTTCTCAGATCCTAAAAAACTAAAAGAAACATTAAAATTAATTTTAGAGGATTAA
- a CDS encoding DUF1826 domain-containing protein, producing the protein MMNEKNFTLAEKWAQEGNMSRHMSQDKQPTVLSDIYQAETNIAIWRREKSDTLEYSVKEFLSLNPTFKKEMILTPQDAFARVSESFANKMTELSEDIAELVDMFCYLFELKEVGMRLKVLDKAMCPKFHVDKVPCRLVTTYQGMATEWLPHDLVDQTKLGWDCNGLPDCESGLYQSESDIQQLDCGDVALIKGTRWEGNENAGLVHRSPELITNEKRLVLTLDFM; encoded by the coding sequence ATGATGAATGAAAAAAATTTTACTCTTGCTGAAAAATGGGCTCAAGAGGGAAATATGTCTCGACATATGTCTCAGGATAAACAGCCAACAGTTTTGAGTGATATCTATCAGGCAGAGACTAATATAGCCATTTGGCGACGTGAGAAATCTGATACTTTGGAATATTCGGTAAAAGAGTTTTTATCATTGAATCCTACTTTTAAAAAGGAAATGATATTAACACCACAAGATGCATTTGCACGTGTTAGCGAATCTTTTGCTAACAAAATGACCGAGCTTAGCGAAGATATTGCTGAGCTTGTGGATATGTTTTGTTATTTATTTGAACTTAAAGAAGTAGGTATGCGTTTGAAAGTTTTAGATAAAGCGATGTGCCCTAAGTTTCATGTGGACAAAGTACCTTGTCGTCTTGTGACGACCTATCAAGGTATGGCTACAGAATGGCTACCTCATGACTTAGTTGATCAAACAAAATTGGGATGGGATTGTAACGGCTTACCGGATTGTGAATCTGGGCTTTATCAAAGTGAAAGTGATATTCAACAATTAGATTGTGGCGATGTTGCATTGATTAAAGGTACCCGTTGGGAAGGTAATGAAAATGCAGGCTTAGTACACCGTTCACCAGAATTGATAACTAATGAAAAGCGTTTGGTATTAACTTTAGATTTTATGTAG
- a CDS encoding DNA repair protein Rad50 has product MEEIKKELESIIFNVMLPESQAFLNELNEEINKGNEEKEIIEAKKDVESFLEELNQILKLIEEKKLSNNDARDMYKKIRNMIDEHEH; this is encoded by the coding sequence ATGGAAGAAATAAAAAAAGAATTAGAAAGTATAATATTTAATGTAATGCTACCAGAATCACAAGCTTTTTTAAATGAATTAAATGAAGAGATTAATAAGGGAAATGAAGAAAAAGAGATTATTGAAGCAAAGAAAGATGTTGAATCTTTTTTAGAAGAATTAAATCAAATTTTAAAACTTATTGAAGAAAAGAAATTATCTAATAATGATGCAAGAGATATGTATAAAAAAATAAGGAATATGATTGATGAACATGAACATTAA
- the dksA gene encoding RNA polymerase-binding protein DksA produces MLKKEHIEELKNKLLHKKQKLFQESTISQKFIKELHSDTKGDEVDIAEISSDTYNLSLLREKQIEELREIEHALKKIENGTYDICEMCDDPVGLKRLRAKPHARYCIECRTAFEKEQNS; encoded by the coding sequence ATGTTAAAAAAAGAACATATAGAAGAATTAAAAAACAAACTTTTGCATAAAAAACAAAAATTGTTTCAAGAATCCACAATAAGCCAAAAATTTATTAAAGAACTTCATAGTGATACAAAAGGTGATGAAGTTGATATTGCAGAAATATCTTCTGATACATACAATCTGAGTCTTTTAAGAGAAAAGCAAATTGAAGAGTTAAGAGAGATTGAACATGCTTTAAAAAAGATTGAAAACGGTACTTATGATATTTGTGAAATGTGTGATGATCCAGTAGGCTTAAAAAGGCTCAGGGCTAAGCCCCATGCAAGATATTGTATTGAATGTAGAACTGCTTTTGAAAAAGAGCAAAACTCATAG
- the ribA gene encoding GTP cyclohydrolase II — translation MNMKKENINKIIESKIANLPTRYGTFDVKAYKDGFQEHLAIMSKNFKDIEEPLVRVHSECLTGDAIGSLKCDCSNQLDLALKLISKEGGLVVYHRQEGRNIGLVNKINAYNLQDQGYDTVEANLKLGFQEDERDYSAVEYILKDLGLKKMRLITNNPRKINFFEKTGIEIVERIPAITQTNKFNENYLKTKKDQLGHLL, via the coding sequence ATGAATATGAAAAAAGAAAATATAAATAAAATAATTGAGTCAAAAATTGCAAATCTTCCAACTAGATATGGAACATTTGATGTAAAAGCTTATAAAGATGGCTTTCAAGAGCATCTTGCAATTATGAGTAAGAATTTTAAAGATATAGAAGAGCCGTTGGTTAGGGTACATAGTGAGTGTTTGACAGGAGATGCAATTGGCAGTTTAAAATGTGATTGCAGTAATCAACTTGATTTAGCCTTAAAACTTATTTCAAAAGAGGGTGGTTTAGTTGTTTACCACAGACAAGAAGGAAGAAATATAGGTTTAGTAAATAAAATAAATGCCTATAACTTACAAGACCAAGGGTATGATACAGTAGAAGCAAATTTAAAACTTGGGTTTCAAGAGGATGAAAGAGATTATAGTGCAGTAGAATATATTCTAAAAGATTTAGGTTTAAAGAAGATGAGGCTAATTACAAATAATCCAAGAAAAATCAATTTTTTTGAAAAAACTGGAATTGAAATTGTTGAAAGAATCCCAGCAATTACACAAACAAATAAATTTAATGAAAACTATTTAAAAACAAAAAAAGATCAATTAGGTCATCTACTTTAA
- a CDS encoding metal ABC transporter permease, whose product MLEILSYEFIQNALLAGIIVSAITAIIGTLVVVNKMVFLSGGIAHSAYGGIGLAMFFSLPMLLTTSVFCIFVAIIIALASYKNRENLDIMIGLIWAVGMSFGILLVDLTPGYQTDLMSYLFGSLLAVNNEDIYYMGALLFSISLIVAIFYRDILAVSYDSEYANLRGIKTRFFYTLILILSSLTIVISIKVVGLILVIALLTIPIYISGFFCRSLISMMIVSGLLSILFTIIGLSISYQYDLSSGPSIIMASSICALMVFIYKGIKR is encoded by the coding sequence ATGCTAGAGATACTTTCATATGAATTTATTCAAAATGCTTTATTAGCGGGAATTATTGTAAGTGCAATCACTGCAATAATAGGCACATTAGTTGTTGTAAATAAAATGGTATTCCTTTCAGGGGGAATTGCCCATAGTGCATATGGTGGAATTGGACTAGCCATGTTTTTTTCGCTCCCTATGCTTTTAACAACTTCAGTTTTTTGTATTTTTGTTGCAATTATAATCGCCTTAGCTAGTTATAAAAATAGAGAAAATCTTGATATTATGATAGGTCTTATTTGGGCAGTTGGAATGTCCTTTGGTATTTTACTGGTTGATTTAACTCCAGGGTACCAAACAGATTTAATGAGTTATCTATTTGGTTCACTACTTGCTGTTAATAATGAAGATATATATTACATGGGAGCACTTTTATTTTCTATTTCTTTAATCGTAGCAATTTTTTACAGGGATATTTTAGCTGTATCCTATGATAGTGAATATGCAAATTTAAGGGGTATAAAAACAAGATTTTTTTATACACTTATTTTGATTTTATCAAGTTTGACTATTGTTATTTCCATAAAAGTTGTAGGCTTAATTTTAGTAATCGCACTACTTACAATTCCTATTTACATCTCAGGATTTTTTTGTAGAAGTTTGATATCTATGATGATAGTATCTGGATTACTTTCTATATTGTTTACAATAATTGGACTAAGTATTTCTTATCAATATGATTTAAGTTCAGGGCCATCAATTATTATGGCTAGTTCAATTTGTGCATTAATGGTTTTTATTTACAAAGGAATAAAAAGATGA
- a CDS encoding metal ABC transporter ATP-binding protein has protein sequence MQFQKNIIEVKNLNFSYEKQKVLEDINFTIEKNDFLTIIGPNGGGKSTLLKLILGINKLQNGFIKVFGKNHLEEIQNIGYVPQNTNVNLKFPITVLEVVMMGQNSFIKRMFGYKKDEKQKALEVLKKVSMEDFANNRISNLSGGQRQRVLIARALFSNPKILLLDEPTSNIDINGCEQVYLTLQELNKKIPIIVVSHDISVILKYASKAFYINKKMTQHDLSKMKDEFKSIDSHVCEIELLEMLGKCRC, from the coding sequence ATGCAATTTCAAAAAAATATAATTGAAGTAAAAAACTTAAATTTTTCCTATGAAAAACAAAAAGTTTTAGAAGATATAAATTTTACTATTGAAAAAAATGACTTTTTAACTATTATTGGACCAAATGGTGGAGGTAAATCTACTTTATTAAAACTTATTTTAGGAATAAATAAACTTCAAAATGGTTTTATAAAAGTTTTTGGAAAAAATCATTTAGAAGAAATACAAAATATTGGATATGTTCCTCAAAATACAAATGTAAATTTAAAATTCCCAATCACTGTTTTAGAAGTTGTAATGATGGGACAAAATAGTTTTATTAAAAGGATGTTTGGTTATAAAAAAGATGAAAAACAAAAGGCTTTAGAGGTTTTAAAAAAAGTTTCAATGGAAGATTTTGCTAATAATAGAATATCAAATCTTTCAGGGGGACAAAGGCAAAGAGTTTTAATAGCAAGGGCACTTTTCTCTAATCCTAAAATTTTACTTTTGGATGAGCCAACTTCAAATATAGATATAAATGGGTGTGAACAAGTTTATTTAACACTTCAAGAACTTAATAAAAAGATACCAATAATTGTTGTAAGTCATGATATTTCTGTGATTTTAAAATATGCCTCAAAAGCTTTTTATATAAATAAAAAAATGACTCAACATGACTTGAGCAAAATGAAAGATGAGTTTAAATCTATTGATTCTCATGTTTGTGAAATTGAACTTTTAGAGATGTTAGGAAAATGCAGATGCTAG